In one window of Protaetiibacter larvae DNA:
- a CDS encoding serine/threonine-protein kinase, whose product MRRTASTPPELRGYSYVRLLGSGGFSDVFLYDQQLPKRRVAVKVLLLDELTPANRAAFVAEANLMAQLSAHPYIVTIYHADVADDDRPYFVMEYCSGPSLAERYKQAPLAVADALRTGVRLSSAVHTAHGAGILHRDIKPANVLSNDYGWPALTDFGISSAVDDAIPAHTTTVAGAVADTSTGGTSGQVGLSVPWSPPEMFEDDPNPDVRSDVFSLAATIWTVLAGQTPFEVRGRSNGTLDLIGRIERGAITPMDRTDIPRSLIAVLQKGMATEREDRFATALDFGRALQRVEMELGYARTELEVPNLHLEAPQRPADTGGDDETRVRQVATIEAQPLPAAPSAPSPAPSPAPSADETRVRSSTTIQAQPAAPAAEPAAVAEQTVVRPRGAAAPADAPVAEPAAAEPRSRRGVIVGIVVGVVAAIVVAAVVVGVVLFGGTPTEPDPGPTTRPSADAVVPQALPVPELSGTPTADAGTVTFPVMIPDPEDDDQLVWKLDRADEPQLHPVSGDAVVVDGYVEGTPLCVQIMVLRSGKTSEPLVTCYPPA is encoded by the coding sequence TTCTCGGATGTGTTCCTCTATGACCAGCAGCTGCCGAAGCGGCGCGTCGCGGTCAAGGTGCTGCTGCTCGACGAGCTGACCCCGGCGAACCGGGCCGCGTTCGTCGCCGAGGCGAACCTCATGGCGCAGCTGTCCGCGCATCCTTACATCGTCACGATTTACCACGCCGATGTGGCGGATGACGACCGGCCGTACTTCGTCATGGAGTACTGCTCGGGCCCGAGCCTCGCCGAGCGGTACAAGCAGGCGCCGCTCGCCGTCGCGGACGCTCTGCGCACCGGGGTGCGTCTCTCGAGCGCCGTGCACACGGCGCACGGCGCGGGCATCCTGCACCGCGACATCAAGCCCGCGAATGTGCTCAGCAACGACTACGGCTGGCCCGCGCTCACCGACTTCGGCATCTCCTCCGCGGTCGACGACGCGATCCCCGCCCACACGACGACGGTCGCCGGCGCGGTCGCCGACACGAGCACGGGCGGCACGAGCGGCCAGGTGGGCCTCTCGGTGCCGTGGTCGCCGCCCGAGATGTTCGAGGACGACCCGAATCCGGATGTGCGCAGCGACGTGTTCTCGCTCGCCGCGACGATCTGGACGGTGCTCGCCGGCCAGACGCCCTTCGAGGTGCGGGGCCGCTCGAACGGCACCCTCGACCTCATCGGCCGCATCGAGCGCGGCGCGATCACCCCGATGGATCGCACCGACATCCCGCGCTCGCTCATCGCCGTGCTGCAGAAGGGCATGGCGACCGAGCGCGAGGACCGCTTCGCGACGGCCCTCGACTTCGGGCGGGCTCTGCAGCGCGTCGAGATGGAGCTCGGCTACGCGCGCACCGAGCTCGAGGTGCCGAATCTGCATCTCGAGGCGCCGCAGCGTCCGGCGGACACGGGCGGCGACGACGAGACCCGGGTGCGCCAGGTGGCGACGATCGAGGCGCAGCCGCTTCCGGCGGCACCATCCGCGCCGAGCCCGGCCCCGAGCCCGGCCCCGAGTGCTGACGAGACACGCGTGCGCTCGTCGACCACGATCCAGGCCCAGCCCGCCGCACCTGCTGCCGAACCCGCTGCCGTCGCCGAGCAGACCGTCGTCCGCCCGCGGGGGGCCGCCGCGCCCGCGGATGCGCCGGTCGCCGAGCCCGCCGCCGCGGAACCGCGTTCCCGGCGCGGGGTGATCGTCGGCATCGTGGTCGGCGTCGTGGCTGCGATCGTCGTCGCGGCGGTCGTGGTGGGCGTCGTGCTATTCGGCGGCACCCCGACCGAACCCGATCCGGGCCCCACGACGCGGCCGAGCGCCGACGCCGTCGTGCCGCAGGCGCTCCCCGTCCCCGAACTCTCCGGGACGCCGACGGCCGATGCGGGCACCGTCACGTTCCCCGTCATGATCCCCGACCCCGAGGACGACGACCAGCTCGTCTGGAAGCTCGACCGTGCCGACGAGCCCCAGCTGCATCCCGTCTCGGGCGACGCGGTCGTGGTCGACGGCTACGTCGAGGGCACGCCGCTGTGCGTGCAGATCATGGTGCTGCGCTCGGGCAAGACCTCCGAACCGCTCGTCACCTGCTACCCGCCGGCGTGA